Proteins co-encoded in one Arthrobacter alpinus genomic window:
- a CDS encoding tyrosine-type recombinase/integrase — protein MSAIINVMNQQWPNYGGAKGVFRLWRHILESGHRTSIWDHVPRAFSYNPRLHKPPTHFRTYREDNDHGRALPVAAVAHLRNNLQGLTPYRNRDMAIAMLAVLIDTGRRPNEVVSLHRGCLQRDRHGDWILVYDNHKAGRLNRRLAIQQETAEAITNWLDSRINGPVAESQWLFPSPQPTRTDTCASYGLLYGALRRLIHDVPTMEGPIKDLHGVPVDFSFDEVRPHDFRHSYAQRHVDNGTAPDELRDLLDHEDVRTTMGYYQVNDTRKRAAANLLAPLTYDRNGDKIGLSPGRRGLASIAVPYGGCTEPSNVKAGGNACPIRFQCSGCTFYRPDPSYLPDIERHLVELKTNAAQARRLNAPPYAIANFDGQVDDFKQIVDRMRTDLALLPEPDRQAITEAATILRTSRLIARPGQHLPLTVKDRS, from the coding sequence ATGAGCGCGATCATCAACGTGATGAACCAGCAATGGCCCAACTACGGCGGTGCCAAGGGCGTCTTCCGTCTTTGGCGACACATCCTGGAATCCGGGCACCGCACCAGCATCTGGGACCACGTTCCCCGCGCCTTCAGCTACAACCCTCGCCTCCACAAACCCCCAACCCACTTCCGCACCTACCGTGAGGACAACGACCACGGCCGGGCGCTGCCGGTGGCCGCCGTCGCACATCTGCGCAACAATCTTCAAGGCCTCACCCCCTACCGCAACAGAGACATGGCCATAGCCATGCTGGCCGTGCTCATCGACACAGGCCGACGCCCCAACGAAGTGGTCAGTCTCCACCGGGGCTGTCTCCAGCGCGACCGGCACGGCGACTGGATACTTGTCTATGACAACCACAAAGCAGGACGGCTGAACCGCAGACTCGCAATTCAACAGGAAACCGCTGAGGCCATCACCAACTGGCTCGACAGTAGGATCAACGGTCCCGTGGCTGAATCCCAATGGCTGTTTCCCAGCCCACAGCCCACCAGAACGGATACGTGCGCCAGCTACGGACTGCTCTATGGCGCCCTGCGGCGGCTTATCCACGACGTCCCGACAATGGAAGGGCCCATCAAAGACCTCCACGGCGTCCCGGTCGACTTCAGTTTTGACGAGGTCCGTCCTCACGATTTCCGCCATTCCTATGCCCAGAGACATGTCGACAACGGAACCGCCCCGGACGAACTTCGGGATCTACTCGATCACGAAGACGTCCGCACCACCATGGGCTACTACCAAGTCAACGACACCCGCAAACGTGCCGCTGCAAACCTCCTCGCCCCTCTCACCTATGACCGAAACGGCGACAAAATAGGCCTCTCACCCGGGCGGCGCGGCCTCGCCTCCATCGCAGTGCCCTACGGCGGGTGCACCGAGCCATCCAACGTCAAGGCTGGCGGCAACGCCTGCCCCATCCGCTTTCAATGCTCCGGATGCACGTTCTACCGCCCAGATCCCTCCTACCTTCCCGATATCGAACGACACCTCGTGGAGCTGAAAACCAACGCAGCCCAAGCCCGCCGCCTCAACGCCCCGCCCTACGCCATCGCGAACTTTGACGGCCAAGTAGACGACTTCAAGCAAATCGTGGACCGCATGCGCACCGACCTTGCCCTCCTGCCAGAACCCGACAGACAGGCAATCACCGAGGCGGCAACCATCCTGCGAACATCCCGGCTAATAGCGCGACCGGGCCAGCACCTCCCTCTGACCGTCAAGGATCGATCATGA
- a CDS encoding DUF6262 family protein, whose protein sequence is MTRMEGAPFANMVAARQREADRKQAATASAINRFLLDGTLISITAVAGAAGVSRNFIYSHETLLHQLEAARQTQADARTPGQKLPTNGALGRTALQTEIALAHQTIKRLRQDLAELKKRHEHCLGEQICAADPAEETSLTTAENLELEGLTENNRLLTQQVKTLSHRIDDLLDDLTAERRGTIA, encoded by the coding sequence ATGACAAGAATGGAGGGCGCCCCGTTCGCAAATATGGTCGCAGCTCGTCAGCGGGAAGCCGACAGAAAACAGGCCGCCACGGCATCTGCCATCAACAGATTTCTCTTGGACGGGACACTCATCAGCATCACAGCCGTTGCGGGTGCCGCAGGCGTCAGCCGCAACTTCATCTACTCCCACGAGACCCTTCTGCACCAGCTCGAAGCCGCCCGCCAGACCCAGGCCGATGCCCGCACCCCAGGACAAAAACTCCCGACGAACGGCGCCCTCGGGCGAACAGCACTTCAGACGGAAATAGCGCTGGCGCATCAGACCATCAAACGGCTCCGCCAAGATCTTGCCGAACTGAAGAAGCGGCATGAGCACTGTCTCGGGGAACAAATCTGTGCGGCGGATCCAGCGGAAGAAACTTCCCTGACGACTGCTGAGAACCTTGAACTTGAAGGGCTCACCGAGAATAACCGACTCTTGACTCAGCAGGTTAAGACACTCAGCCATCGCATTGATGACCTGCTTGACGACCTCACCGCCGAACGCCGAGGGACGATTGCCTAA
- a CDS encoding CPBP family intramembrane glutamic endopeptidase: MAIALGVRKYTRSEISQLLVICVATITVFVALNNWLSHLPLPAGWAASPDDDRLLAIAQATPFIQAVHGFFHAPLWEETLFRGPIALAVFAVNSGATRRYLNKTLGLVILVVISLVSTLTFGLAHAPYNGLNVVLAGGFGAVAAVTTIRYRSILPGVLIHAFYNAMVQIA; encoded by the coding sequence GTGGCAATCGCACTGGGCGTACGCAAGTACACCCGTTCCGAAATCTCACAGCTACTTGTCATCTGCGTAGCAACCATCACAGTCTTTGTCGCTTTAAACAATTGGCTCTCACACCTTCCACTCCCGGCAGGCTGGGCCGCGTCACCTGACGACGATCGTTTGCTCGCAATTGCACAGGCTACGCCATTCATCCAGGCTGTCCACGGATTCTTCCACGCCCCACTCTGGGAAGAGACGCTCTTTCGTGGTCCCATCGCGCTAGCGGTTTTCGCCGTCAATAGTGGTGCTACGCGTAGATACCTCAACAAGACTCTTGGGCTCGTGATCTTGGTAGTCATATCTCTCGTCAGTACCCTCACTTTTGGACTTGCACACGCACCCTACAACGGCCTTAATGTGGTTCTAGCCGGGGGTTTCGGAGCGGTGGCGGCCGTCACTACCATCCGGTACAGATCGATACTGCCAGGGGTACTCATCCATGCCTTTTACAACGCGATGGTGCAGATCGCCTGA